Part of the Spinacia oleracea cultivar Varoflay chromosome 5, BTI_SOV_V1, whole genome shotgun sequence genome, TGTGGGATGTGGGAATATATTCATTGATGTTTGCTTTGCATTAAACTCGGGCAGTCTACTTTTACATATTCAAGTTAATCCAAAATGTTGCATGCATGGATGTAATTTAAGGAAATCAAACTTTTTGTCATTAGCGTGTAAGACTTGTATTAACAAAATATTTCCAGAAGTGGTATATTGTGTTGAAAAATCCAGTGTTGTTTATCTAATTTTCTGTCCAAAATTAATGTTGGTCCATttcaaaaaccaaaaaaaaacggGGGGAATGGGAGCTGTTGAATAATATGTTCATATTGCGCGTATCAAGTGTCGAACCTCAGACCAAAGGGGTAGCGTTGCTCTATAATAATGCAGTAACCATTGTGACGTGAGGCCGAAGCCATTGCTCTTACTGGTGGTTTAATGTACATATATTGTGGTCTGCTTAATATCCTCACCTGTTTATACAACGTTAATTAATGAAATTCCCCTTTGAATACaaacaataatatatatatgttttatataattaaatGTAACAAAATTAATGCAGTTAGAATATTAATTCATTTATTTCGTTCACACGTTAGTTGAACTAAAGTATGTAACACATTGGTTCATACTAAGTAATTATAGATAATTTTGAAATTCATGGTCATGGTGTTGTGCACCTATGTTGAATTGGGGACATGATTTCTACAAGTAATTAATTATCTCGTGGACTCTACATTTTATTCTGTTTACACCTTATTTGTATATATAGGTTTTTATAAACATAATATTACTCAAGTAAATCAAATTAAAGCAGAGAAATGTCAAAAGCAGtttcaaatgaaaaaacaatTGTACAGAAAATTGCAACTAGGTGCAACGCCATTGACAGAATTATGCAAGGCGGTGTAAGTGTTGGAGAAGTGACTGAGTTGTGTGGGGAGAATGCAACCGGTAAAACTTAACTTTGCCTGCAAACCAGTATTGTATGTCAATTACCTCCGTCTTTGGGTGGAATGTTTGGAGCTTCCATTTATATCCACTCAATTGGTCCATTTCCTATTCGTCGTTTAACAGGTATAATGCCCCACATTTTACAATCTCCCATAAATCAAATTGATAACCCTTGTGATCATATAACAACCAAGCAAGTGGAATCCCCGCATGAATTACCTGATGTTCTTGATTGGGTTGTAAAACTGATTAAGTATTCACATAACACATGCAGGCATATccgtttagttgttatagactCAATCGCTAGTATTTGTGCTAGCCATTTTGAGAACACGGTTGAGGGGTTAGACTCACGAACACAATTATTACGTGCCATTGGATACGGCTTACATTCCATCGCCTCTACATACAATGTTGCTGTTATCGTTGTTAATAATGTTGTTGATGTGTTTCCAAGCGACCGTGATTCGTCTACAAACTTTATGATGTCATCTGGTCGGAAGGTTCGGCCCGCTTTGGGGAAAGGATGGACTCGAAATATTGCAACAAGGTTGTTTTTATCCAAAGCACTTAATCCCGTCACTCAAACGTCTGATAGATTGTGTAGTGTTTTGTTATCTCCTACGCTCGAGTTAGATGCTTGTAGGTTTAAAATAACAGAGAAGGGAGTCCGAGATGAGTAAATTATGTAATTTTAAAGTGTATCCATGAATATTCCTGCTGCGTTAGTCAAAAAATGTTCGAAATGTATTCATTGTAGGAGTGCTGACGTTGTTATAAATAAATACATACGTTGAAAATGATCGGTCGTTAATAAAAATACCACAAATAAACCATC contains:
- the LOC110774793 gene encoding DNA repair protein XRCC3 homolog — its product is MSKAVSNEKTIVQKIATRCNAIDRIMQGGVSVGEVTELCGENATGIMPHILQSPINQIDNPCDHITTKQVESPHELPDVLDWVVKLIKYSHNTCRHIRLVVIDSIASICASHFENTVEGLDSRTQLLRAIGYGLHSIASTYNVAVIVVNNVVDVFPSDRDSSTNFMMSSGRKVRPALGKGWTRNIATRLFLSKALNPVTQTSDRLCSVLLSPTLELDACRFKITEKGVRDE